Proteins from a single region of Allocatelliglobosispora scoriae:
- a CDS encoding GNAT family N-acetyltransferase, translated as METDARLVGFLSAYLGEWGGGSGLTVVGSELRTRPGWDGTVLDVVGIAAPEGGVLSVVPERADGVRAAVAGWAEVPALLPGAVGRPDATVWSGVFRWTVEPADLDDAGEWVGATDPRLPDWLHPFGGQVLVAFHDGAYAAGVGIKRHNPQGLEISVGTDEQHRGRGLASRLVAQAARWILAQGAIPTYLHDPANAASDRTALRAGFPDRGWRIVGVSR; from the coding sequence GTGGAGACGGACGCGCGGTTGGTGGGGTTTCTCTCGGCGTACCTGGGGGAGTGGGGTGGGGGTTCGGGGTTGACTGTCGTCGGCTCCGAGCTGCGGACCCGGCCTGGGTGGGACGGGACGGTGCTCGACGTTGTCGGGATTGCCGCGCCCGAGGGCGGGGTGCTGTCGGTGGTGCCTGAGCGTGCCGACGGGGTACGGGCAGCCGTCGCCGGTTGGGCGGAGGTGCCTGCGCTGCTGCCCGGGGCGGTGGGGCGGCCGGACGCCACGGTCTGGTCGGGAGTGTTCCGGTGGACTGTCGAGCCCGCCGACCTCGACGATGCGGGGGAGTGGGTCGGTGCCACCGATCCGCGGCTTCCGGACTGGCTGCACCCCTTCGGCGGGCAGGTGCTGGTCGCGTTCCACGACGGTGCCTACGCTGCCGGGGTGGGCATCAAGCGGCACAACCCACAGGGGCTGGAGATCTCGGTCGGCACCGACGAGCAGCACCGGGGCCGAGGGCTCGCCTCGCGATTGGTCGCGCAGGCCGCTCGCTGGATCCTGGCGCAGGGTGCCATCCCGACCTACCTGCACGATCCGGCGAACGCGGCCTCCGACCGCACCGCGCTGCGAGCCGGATTCCCGGACCGCGGCTGGCGCATCGTGGGTGTTTCCCGATGA
- the ccmA gene encoding heme ABC exporter ATP-binding protein CcmA, with product MVVAIRELSVELGGHLVLKDVHLDVTAGEILALVGVNGAGKSTLLRCLAGLLRPTSGQVTVLGSAPDGAPAFWRDVAFVAEEPSWYPGLTVREHLELVGITHGVRDRARIDAVVDEFGLRERAEASPITLSSGQRRRVMLAAALLRPSRLLLLDEPEQALDSEFRSRLGGRLSAYADGGGSVVLAAHDAAFVRSCSARQAVVADGQVDCE from the coding sequence ATGGTGGTCGCGATCCGGGAACTCTCCGTCGAACTCGGCGGCCACCTCGTACTCAAGGACGTGCACCTCGACGTCACGGCGGGCGAGATTCTGGCGCTCGTCGGCGTCAACGGCGCGGGCAAGTCCACCCTGCTGCGCTGCCTCGCCGGGCTGCTTCGGCCCACGTCCGGGCAGGTCACGGTGCTGGGATCGGCACCCGACGGCGCGCCCGCATTCTGGCGGGACGTGGCTTTCGTCGCCGAGGAGCCCTCGTGGTACCCGGGGCTCACCGTGCGGGAACACCTCGAACTCGTCGGCATCACGCACGGGGTCCGCGACCGTGCGCGGATCGACGCGGTGGTCGACGAATTCGGGCTCCGCGAGCGGGCCGAGGCCTCGCCGATCACCCTCTCGTCCGGGCAGCGGCGCCGGGTCATGCTCGCCGCGGCACTGCTCCGGCCGAGCCGGTTGCTGCTGCTCGACGAGCCCGAACAGGCCCTGGACAGCGAGTTCCGGTCACGGCTCGGGGGGCGGCTCTCGGCGTACGCCGATGGGGGTGGCTCTGTGGTTCTCGCCGCGCACGACGCGGCGTTCGTGCGGAGCTGCTCGGCACGGCAGGCGGTCGTCGCGGACGGGCAGGTCGACTGCGAGTGA
- a CDS encoding DUF6297 family protein: protein MSATSAARALIRSHQAHRSWSDRYLALFGSGIVIALVAVPVLAVINRLERVGPQADPTLIVIAVALVVLGFAALLSLARLVGPVVVRPADAAWLVPSPLPRRAVLAPSVSLVLLIAALVGSALGIVGLAALGAPDAVAARAGMAAGIGAAVAVALVCIALLAQPRDSPWLRVIAACATVAALGVAAIAAGRPAIGRPDAVVDLPLISPDAVLVVLGGTVVIAFALVLTSWRALTTFPARCVVDAAGRWGSATDAMLGLEPAFVARAAEDRYWSGRRLRSRRWPRLPPALAIAWADWRMLGRRPGRLAVLLPSAALPALLAMVLGRHIAVLLLLGAGTLAVAACGTAGLRRDTGDTGLRRMIGHSGWRVGSARLLLPGLLGGAWLAVALALADGAGGLPDRPWWAFGPVAAPVIAVAAVRMAQRGMIDHASTPIVMPMTGSFIPAGWLVWMLSGLDVAVLGCLPLLLALAGAPAGLGPYLVAQALLSALVTAASLRWST, encoded by the coding sequence GTGAGCGCCACCTCGGCCGCGCGGGCGCTGATCCGCTCGCACCAGGCGCATCGATCGTGGTCGGACCGCTACCTCGCGCTCTTCGGCAGCGGGATCGTCATCGCGCTGGTCGCGGTACCGGTGCTCGCCGTGATCAACCGGCTGGAACGCGTCGGGCCGCAGGCGGATCCGACCCTCATCGTCATCGCCGTCGCGCTGGTGGTGCTCGGGTTCGCGGCGTTGCTGAGCCTGGCCCGGCTGGTCGGCCCGGTCGTGGTACGCCCCGCCGACGCCGCATGGCTGGTGCCGTCGCCGCTGCCGCGACGTGCCGTGCTCGCGCCGAGCGTGTCGTTGGTGCTGCTCATCGCGGCCCTCGTCGGCTCCGCTCTCGGCATCGTCGGGCTCGCGGCGCTCGGCGCACCGGACGCCGTCGCAGCCCGTGCCGGAATGGCCGCCGGCATCGGTGCGGCCGTGGCGGTGGCGCTCGTCTGCATCGCACTGCTCGCACAACCCCGTGACTCCCCCTGGCTGCGCGTCATCGCCGCCTGCGCAACGGTCGCCGCGCTCGGCGTGGCGGCGATCGCCGCCGGACGGCCCGCGATCGGCCGGCCGGATGCGGTCGTCGACCTGCCCCTGATCTCGCCGGACGCCGTGCTTGTCGTGCTCGGCGGCACCGTCGTGATCGCGTTCGCGCTGGTCCTGACCTCGTGGCGGGCGCTCACTACCTTCCCGGCCCGGTGTGTGGTCGACGCAGCCGGGCGGTGGGGGTCGGCGACCGACGCCATGCTCGGGCTGGAACCGGCGTTCGTCGCCCGGGCGGCCGAGGACCGCTACTGGTCGGGTCGACGGCTGCGGTCGCGCCGGTGGCCCCGGCTGCCGCCGGCCCTGGCGATCGCGTGGGCGGACTGGCGGATGCTCGGCCGGCGACCGGGGCGGCTCGCCGTACTGCTGCCCAGCGCCGCCCTGCCCGCCCTGCTCGCGATGGTGCTCGGGCGGCACATCGCGGTGTTGCTGCTGCTCGGTGCGGGGACGCTCGCCGTGGCCGCCTGCGGTACGGCAGGGCTGCGACGAGACACCGGCGACACCGGGCTGCGGCGGATGATCGGACACTCCGGATGGCGGGTGGGCTCGGCGCGCTTGCTGCTGCCCGGGCTGCTGGGCGGGGCCTGGCTCGCGGTGGCGCTGGCGCTCGCCGACGGGGCGGGCGGGTTGCCGGATCGGCCGTGGTGGGCGTTCGGGCCGGTGGCGGCGCCCGTGATCGCGGTCGCGGCGGTACGCATGGCGCAGCGCGGGATGATCGACCACGCGTCCACGCCGATCGTGATGCCGATGACCGGGTCGTTCATTCCGGCCGGGTGGCTGGTCTGGATGCTCTCGGGCCTGGACGTCGCGGTGCTGGGCTGCCTGCCGCTGCTGCTGGCGCTGGCGGGCGCTCCTGCGGGGCTCGGTCCCTACCTCGTCGCGCAGGCATTGCTGAGCGCGCTGGTCACCGCAGCGTCGCTGCGATGGTCCACTTAG
- a CDS encoding aldehyde dehydrogenase family protein: MLRSIINGRAADPAGPTVPSRNPADQGDLVAEVALGDAATVVAAARAARAAQRAWADVPAPVRGQVIANISALVEANAEALAQLVTREVGKPIAESRGEVQEIVDTCRFFLGEGRRLYGQTVPSEMPDKQLFTFREPIGPSMIITAGNFPVAVPSWYLVPALLCGNAVVWKPALYAAACADAMFQLFVRGGLPDGVLNLVHADGPETFAGLESALGEGLIGKVGFTGSTEIGREIGALCGRHLQTPCLELGGKNPMVVAPDADLDLAVEGALFAGFGTAGQRCTSLGTVIVHESVHGEFLSRYTAAVSAAAVGDPTADVLYGPLLDERFAAGYETYLGWIGAGHRVHGPVGRITAENPRPGFVGDPATGLFYHPVIVDGVRPGDAIFDNETFGPIVGVTTYSTLDEAIELANAPGYGLSSAIYTSDPRTVFAFRRGIGAGMVSVNNSTSGAEAHLPFGGNGKSGNGSRQSGMWVLDQFTRWQAVNWDYSGRLQKAQMEVAVVEADLGFRL; this comes from the coding sequence ATGCTTCGTTCGATCATCAATGGCCGTGCCGCCGATCCGGCCGGTCCCACCGTTCCCAGCCGCAACCCCGCCGACCAGGGCGATCTCGTCGCCGAGGTGGCGCTCGGCGATGCGGCCACCGTCGTCGCGGCGGCCCGGGCGGCGAGAGCCGCGCAGCGAGCGTGGGCCGACGTGCCCGCGCCGGTACGCGGGCAGGTGATCGCCAACATCAGCGCCCTCGTCGAGGCGAACGCTGAAGCGCTGGCGCAGCTCGTGACCCGGGAGGTCGGCAAGCCGATCGCCGAGTCGCGCGGTGAGGTGCAGGAGATCGTCGACACGTGCCGGTTCTTCCTCGGCGAGGGGCGGCGCCTCTACGGTCAGACGGTGCCGTCGGAGATGCCCGACAAGCAGCTGTTCACCTTCCGGGAGCCGATCGGCCCCTCGATGATCATCACGGCGGGCAACTTCCCGGTCGCCGTACCCAGCTGGTATTTGGTTCCTGCCCTGCTCTGCGGCAATGCCGTGGTCTGGAAGCCGGCGCTCTACGCGGCGGCGTGCGCCGACGCGATGTTCCAGCTCTTCGTGCGGGGTGGCCTGCCCGACGGCGTGCTCAACCTGGTGCACGCGGACGGGCCCGAGACCTTCGCGGGACTGGAGTCGGCGCTGGGGGAGGGGCTGATCGGCAAGGTCGGGTTCACCGGCTCGACCGAGATCGGCCGGGAGATCGGCGCGCTCTGCGGGCGCCACCTGCAGACGCCCTGCCTGGAGCTCGGCGGCAAGAACCCGATGGTGGTCGCGCCCGACGCCGACCTGGACCTCGCGGTCGAGGGTGCGCTCTTCGCCGGGTTCGGTACGGCGGGCCAGCGCTGCACCTCGCTCGGCACGGTGATCGTCCACGAATCGGTGCACGGGGAGTTCCTGAGCCGCTACACAGCTGCGGTGAGCGCGGCGGCGGTGGGCGACCCGACCGCCGACGTGCTCTATGGACCGTTGCTGGACGAGAGGTTCGCCGCCGGTTACGAGACCTATCTGGGGTGGATCGGCGCAGGTCACCGTGTGCACGGACCGGTCGGGCGGATCACCGCCGAGAACCCGCGGCCCGGCTTCGTCGGCGACCCGGCGACCGGCCTCTTCTATCACCCGGTGATCGTGGACGGGGTCCGGCCGGGCGATGCGATCTTCGACAACGAGACGTTCGGGCCGATCGTCGGCGTGACCACCTACTCCACGTTGGACGAGGCGATCGAGCTCGCGAACGCACCTGGCTACGGGCTGTCGAGCGCGATCTACACCAGCGATCCGCGGACCGTTTTCGCGTTCCGCCGGGGCATCGGCGCGGGCATGGTGAGCGTCAACAACTCGACCTCCGGCGCCGAGGCGCACCTGCCCTTCGGCGGCAACGGCAAATCCGGCAACGGCAGCCGCCAGTCGGGGATGTGGGTGCTGGACCAGTTCACCCGCTGGCAGGCGGTCAACTGGGACTACTCCGGCCGGTTGCAGAAGGCGCAGATGGAGGTCGCCGTCGTCGAAGCCGATCTCGGGTTCCGCCTCTGA
- a CDS encoding exonuclease domain-containing protein: MERGLFGYAELAGPGHELTSTPYVVIDLETTGLSPDEDRIVEIAMARVEDGRVVDEWMTLIDPGRDPGPTFLHHISQDMVTGAPMFRDIAGEILARLEGGIVVAHHAPFEEGFLRAAFERIGVRMEPIPALDTLRVARSVLASPNYKLATCCEIAGIELTDAHTALGDVRATALLLPKLLQLAPDLRYPVAPAPLPRLQRIVGPRTRVTNLRRGETGWIRSLLTKLPISMDDHDPVGAQPYLDYLAEALSDGRLTGDKTRRLGRLAGRAGMGAAQVTELHRRFLDGLRDAALRGGALSADEQQQLTVIAASLDAPGYFADLTPDAVTAPTGPRVWVSPQVPQQSRRRLIEAGYQVATNVTRTLAAVVVAPGDEVLPKARRAAELGTQVVELAQLEGFLGTATTQTIEHDRLPAPVAPAGWYPDPTGRNTYRYWTGTEWSPHVSPGGVIFTDPLR; encoded by the coding sequence ATGGAACGAGGCCTTTTCGGGTACGCCGAGCTCGCCGGTCCCGGCCACGAGCTGACCAGCACTCCCTACGTCGTGATCGACCTGGAGACGACCGGCCTCTCCCCGGACGAGGACAGGATCGTCGAGATCGCGATGGCCCGGGTGGAGGACGGCCGGGTGGTCGACGAGTGGATGACCCTCATCGACCCCGGCCGTGACCCCGGTCCCACGTTCCTGCACCACATCAGCCAGGACATGGTCACCGGGGCGCCGATGTTCCGCGACATCGCCGGGGAGATCCTGGCGAGGCTCGAGGGCGGCATCGTCGTGGCGCACCACGCGCCGTTCGAGGAGGGGTTCCTGCGGGCGGCGTTCGAGCGCATCGGCGTACGGATGGAGCCGATCCCCGCCCTCGACACGCTGCGGGTGGCCAGGTCCGTGCTCGCCTCGCCCAACTACAAGCTCGCCACCTGCTGCGAGATCGCCGGGATCGAGCTGACCGACGCGCACACGGCCCTCGGCGACGTCCGCGCCACCGCCCTGCTGCTGCCGAAGCTGCTGCAGCTCGCGCCGGACCTGCGCTACCCGGTGGCGCCGGCACCGCTGCCGCGACTGCAGCGCATCGTCGGTCCCCGGACCCGGGTCACCAACCTGCGCCGGGGTGAGACCGGCTGGATCCGGTCGCTGCTCACCAAGCTGCCGATCTCCATGGACGACCACGACCCCGTCGGCGCCCAGCCGTACCTCGACTACCTCGCCGAGGCCCTCTCCGACGGCCGGCTCACCGGCGACAAGACCCGCCGCCTGGGCCGTCTCGCAGGCCGGGCCGGGATGGGCGCGGCGCAGGTCACCGAGCTGCACCGACGCTTCCTCGACGGGCTGCGCGACGCCGCCCTGCGCGGGGGCGCCCTCTCCGCCGACGAGCAGCAGCAGCTCACCGTGATCGCGGCGAGCCTCGACGCACCGGGCTACTTCGCCGACCTCACCCCCGACGCGGTCACCGCGCCGACGGGTCCCCGGGTCTGGGTCAGCCCTCAGGTGCCGCAGCAGTCCCGGCGGCGCCTCATCGAGGCCGGCTACCAGGTGGCGACGAACGTCACCCGTACGCTGGCCGCGGTGGTGGTCGCCCCCGGCGACGAGGTCCTCCCCAAGGCGAGGCGCGCAGCCGAGCTGGGCACCCAGGTGGTCGAGCTGGCGCAGCTGGAGGGCTTCCTGGGTACGGCGACCACGCAGACCATCGAGCACGACCGCCTCCCCGCCCCGGTGGCCCCCGCCGGCTGGTACCCCGACCCCACGGGCCGCAACACCTACCGCTACTGGACCGGCACCGAGTGGTCCCCCCACGTCAGCCCCGGCGGCGTCATCTTCACCGACCCCCTCCGCTAG
- a CDS encoding GNAT family N-acetyltransferase: MAHLISPDPRCRESFLAAMAEFQAEGRGGSDDRTMIGSELRDFADTWHDPAAFEIFTRFLRDQALESSPRPEHFVPSTTLWWVEGDEYLGRLAIRHRLSPFLLEVGGHIGYDVRPTARRRGHATAMLRAALPIALELGIDPALVTCDDTNIASRRVIEANGGVLEDQRGDKLRFWVPCSR, encoded by the coding sequence ATGGCGCATTTGATCAGTCCGGACCCCCGCTGCCGGGAGTCCTTCCTCGCCGCGATGGCGGAGTTTCAGGCGGAGGGGCGCGGCGGCTCCGACGATCGCACGATGATCGGCAGCGAGCTGCGCGACTTCGCCGACACCTGGCACGACCCGGCGGCGTTCGAGATCTTCACCCGGTTCCTGCGCGATCAGGCCCTGGAGTCCTCGCCCCGGCCGGAGCACTTCGTGCCCAGCACCACGCTGTGGTGGGTCGAGGGTGATGAATACCTGGGTCGGCTCGCCATCCGGCACCGGCTCTCGCCGTTCCTGCTGGAGGTCGGCGGCCACATCGGCTATGACGTGCGCCCCACCGCCCGCCGGCGGGGCCACGCCACCGCGATGCTGCGGGCCGCGCTGCCGATCGCGCTGGAGCTGGGCATCGATCCGGCCCTGGTGACCTGCGACGACACCAACATCGCCTCGCGGCGGGTGATCGAGGCCAACGGCGGGGTGCTGGAGGACCAGCGCGGCGACAAGCTCCGCTTCTGGGTCCCCTGCAGCCGGTGA